A stretch of DNA from Endozoicomonas sp. 8E:
ACTCGTTATCGCTGGCAGAAACCGTGCTAAGTCGGGGTGTCTGGTGATAAAGAGCCAGGCAGATGGCATCCAGTAGCGTAGTTTTTCCCGCACCTGTGGGACCGGTGATGGCAAAAAGACCGTTGTTGCGGAAGTTGTCTTCGGTGAAATCAATTTTCCACTCACCTTTGAGCGAGTTGATGTTCTTCAAACGCAAACTGAGGATTTTCAAGCTATCAACTCCTTCTCGTCCTCAAGTCTGGCGGTTTTGTTGTCATCATCCGGTTCATCCAGAGTGGCAAGGATTTCATTAAACGCCCGGTTGAGACTGGCTGTGCGTTGTTCATCAAGATCTTCGTCGTTCAGTCGCCGGGCAAACACTTCAGCGACATCAAGTTCGTCAAGTGTCTCTTTGCATTCGCTTTGTAGAGCAGCACTGTTGATTTCACGCTTTCGACGGACTCTTAATACTTCCAGATTTCTGCCCTCCAGCATGATCTGTATAGGCTTTTGCAGATCGGTGAGGTAGTCGTCAGTGCTGACTTCCAATTCCAGCCAGGTGGTGAGTGGAGAGTCGTCATTGATCTTGTCCAGCGCCTGCTGAATGGTCTTCAGGCTGCCTTTCAGGCTTTTCAGGGAACGAAAGGTGGGCACTTCCAGTTCTTTGATTTCTGGCGCAGTGCCAGGCTCAAGGTCAACCAGCACGACCTGTTTAGGGCAGGACGTTTCATCAAAGCTGAGCGGAATAGGGGAGCCTGAGTAACGGATATGTGCCTGATCCGAGACCTTCTGGGCGCGGTGAAGGTGCCCCAGGGCTATGTAGTCTGCCGGAGGGAAGGCGCTGACCGGAAAAGCCGACAGGGTGCCAATATAAATATCTCGCACCGACTCAGACATTTGTCCACCGACCGTGGTCAGGTGCCCTGTAGCCACGGTTGGCAGGTTTTTGTCAGAGGCCAGTTCGAAGACTTTCTGATAGTGTCTGGCAATCGCGTTCTGCAGAGCCTGTTGTTTATCGGTGTCACTGTCACCCGCCTGACTTTCCAGAACATCTCTGGGACGGATAAACGGTATAGCGCATACCACTGCGCCGGGTTCTCCCTGATGGTTCTTCAAAGTTACTATCTGGTCTTCCGGGTTTTCTGTAACGCCACCCACAACATGGGTATTCAGGCAGGCCAACAAATCTCTGGACTCATTCAGGGTTGAGACCGAGTCATGGTTACCACCGACAATAATCAGCTGCTGGCAGCAGGTTTTCTGCAGGTTGACAATGAACCGGTTGTAGAGTGTTCGGGCATAGCTGGGCGGCGTTCCGGTATCAAAAATATCACCGGCAACAATGATGGCATCCACAGAATTCTCGTCAACGGTTTCCAGCAGCCAGCGAATAAATGCCTGATGCTCAGGCTCTCGGCTCTTGCCTATGAAGTGCTGGCCAAGGTGCCAGTCAGAGGTGTGGAGAATGCGCATGTATTGAAGATTAACCAGAAAGAGAGGTGGACTGTACAGAATATACTTTTTGAGTCAGGACTGTCAGTTTTATTAGGGGGGGCGCTCGTGGCTTGGGAAAGTAAAGTATCCTGCTGCTCGAACTGTTTCAGAGAAATTCGTATCTTTTGGACGAAACATTGATCTGTGAGATAGGCCGATCTCTGTAGAAATGATAGTGTAACCGGTTACATCATGCCGAAAACAGGGTGACAAATGTTCATCGTCCGGCTAAACAGAATTCAGAAGGTCGACAACCGGAAGATTAAACTATGCGCTTAATTCCTCTATCCGCTAAATCCGACGTGGGCAAATGGGCCGCCAGGCACATTGTCAGACGGATCAACAAGTTCAAGCCAACGGCTGACAGACCCTTTGTTCTGGGTCTGCCAACAGGCAGTACACCTCTGGCTACCTACAAGAACCTGATTGAGATGAACCGTGCCGGCGAGGTGAGCTTTGAGCATGTAGTGACTTTCAATATGGACGAATACGTGGGCATTCCCGCCGATCATCCAGAATCTTACCGCACCTTCATGTTCAAGAATTTCTTTGAACATATTGATATCCGTCAAGGGAACATCAATCTGCTCAATGGAAATCCGAAAGATCTGGAAGCCGAATGCCAGCGCTATGAAGACAAGATCAAATCCTTTGGCGGCATTGATCTGTTTATGGGTGGAGTCGGTCACGATGGCCATATTGCCTTTAACGAGCCAGGATCTTCCCTGTCTTCACGTACCCGCATCAAGACCCTGACTGACAGGACCCGTCAGGCCAATTCCCGTTTCTTCGAAAACGACATCAATCAGGTACCCAAACTGGCTCTGACCATTGGTGTGGGCACACTGATGGATGCCCGTGAAGTCATGATTCTGGTAACCGGTGCGGATAAGGCTTATGCCCTCCATGCTGCGGTAGAAGGTTCAGTGAACCATCTGTGGACCATCTCTGCCATGCAGATGCACCCGAGAGCCATGATCGTCTGTGATGAAGATGCCACCATGGAACTGCGAGTGAAGACCCTGAAATACTTTGCCGAGCTGGAAGCTGAAAATATTCGCGGCCTGTGACTTTCGGGTGGATTCTGTGCCAGGGTAATTGGTTAACAGACTCGCTGGATCAGGGCAGAAATGCCGGTATCAGAGAAGTCACTCAGGGCAGCCATTTCCAGAATCTCTTCTTCGTGGAAGAGTTCACCGTCATAAACGACAACAATGCTGGTATCGCCTGACTGCAGGAAATGGGATTCGCCATATTCAGTGTAACGGGTGGCTCCGATGCTGATCAGCGCCTGTTCCGGATATTCAGCTTTGGCCAGAAGAGAGGCAATATCTTCTGCCGGTCCGTTATCCTGCTGGTGATTCATGCGGTCAATAATCCAGTCCAGCAGCTTCTGGTGAAAATAGCTATAGCCCAATGTCGGGCTGTCTTCACCGTAACGAAAGATATTGCCATCTTTTTTGTGGTAGCTGGCGATACGGAAGCGATCCAGTGTGCCGCCCTGTTGCAGGGTATCGAGTTCAAGAAGTGTACTTGCGATGCCTTTGGTGTGGGCACCCCAGTTTTTCTTTTCACTGATTTTATGGGCATTGGGTTTGCGAATAGAACAGTCGTTGTATGCTGCGAATTGTTTTGGAATCAGATCCGCCACCACTCTGTTACCCGTGTTTTCATTAAGGGCGTATTCGATGTTGCAGATCAGTGCCACTTCTGGTTCGATCTGAAGACAGCCTTCGGTTTCAGGCATAGTGATTTTGTCATTAGACAATGGATAGGTAGATAAAAAACCGGAGTTTTCAGAAGGGACATAGAAAGGAAAAATCGCCTTGGGCTGATTGTCTTCAGAGACCTTTAATGCCTGAAAATCAGAGGCTTCCCCCGCCTGTTCCAGGTGACCGGCAAAGTTACCGGCAACCCCCAAACCGATCATATTTCTGTAAGGCATGATTACTTTTGATCTTAAATTTTAAAATCTGAAGTCTACTCCGACTGAACCCTGCCTGTATATACCCATCCATCATGAATACTTCCTGTGTCAGTTGACAGCGATTGGACTTATATCCCGTTACGACAAATCACAACTGAAAGGTGGCTTATCAAAATATTTTTCACGGTAAAAAAAGCAGTTCTAGAAATGAGTATCTATAATTGAGCGGTGGTCTAATCCGGAAATTTCATAAAGTGTCGAGCTTCTCATTCTACCGCTCTTCGACTGACACGTTCTGTTGTCAGACGGAGATGAGCTGGTAAGAAGTAAACATGTGACGTTCGTTTATTCTTATACAGATCGATAAACGATGGCGCCAGTGTTATTGATGCGAACTTGATTCTGGTTAAAGCGACTTAATGATATTTCAGGGTTATCACATCAGAAGAGGCTTTTTTTAATCATGAAAGTTTTACTGGTTGTTCCCGTTAGTATATTTCTTTCCGGTTTTGCGTCTGCAGCAGATGTGGTGTTCAGAGATGAAACTGTAGGGATCGGTTACGGTTTCAGTGCCAAAGCTGATGGCTTTGAATACAGTGCACTGACACATTTCAGGAAGGTGAATGGCTTGTCGGTCACACTGGATTCTGTCGAAAAGTCTGGTGTTTACATTCCCGTCAATACCATTATCGGTTTACAGAATGTAAATGATGATGTTCATCCCACTGATGCCAAGCATCCTATGGGTAGTGTAGGTTGGTCTTTAGACAGTCCCGATGTGTATAAACCTACTTATACTTTTAGTGTGTTTGCAGGAGGTAGATTTTATTATCCTGATGAACAGCCATACCTGATTACACTGTCTGTAGATGGCAGGGAGTACGGTCCTGTGAAAACAGACAGTCAAAGTAGCTGGTCACCCACGTTCTTTAATAATGTGCCATTCGCAGAAAGTAGCAGACTGACTATCGTTCTGTCCCCGCTGCCTTTACACCCGTTATCTTCGCTACCGGAAGGTTCAGTACCTGAAGGTTCAGTACCCGAAGGCTCAGCACCCGAAGCCTCAGTACCCGAAGCCTCAGTACCCGAAGCCTCACCTGAAACCTTAGTTTCTGAAGCCCCAGTGTCTGAAGCCCCAGTGTCTGAAGCCCCAGTGTCTGAAGCCCCAGTGTCTGAAGCCCCAGTGTCTGAAGCCCCAGTGCCTGAAGCCCCAGTGCCTGAAGCCCCAGTGCCTGAAGCCCCAGTGCCTGAAGCCCCAGTGCCTGAAGCCCCAGTGCCTGAAGCTCCAGCGCGGGGAGCAATATGATGAGTATTAATTATTGCGGGTCGTGATTTCGGGCAATTAAAAACCCTGCTCTTTCGACGTCTGTTTTTACCCGGATAGAAGAATGGCTTTCTATCCGGGCGGGCGTACCGATCAGAACTGTTTAAGAATACCTTCGACGGTGCCGTGAGCATCTCCGAAAAGCATACGAGAATTGTCTTTAAAGAACAGAGGATTTTGGACACCTGCATAGCCTGTAGCCATAGAGCGTTTGAATACCACGACTCTTTCTGCTTCCCAGACACGAAGTACGGGCATGCCTGCAATCGGGCTGCCCGGATCTTCAGCTGCCGCAGGGTTTACAGTATCGTTGGCACCAATCACCAGGACAACATCCGTTTCAGTAAAGTTGTCGTTAATCTCATCCATCTCTTCAACGATATCGTAAGGCACTTTTGCCTCGGCCAGCAAAACGTTCATATGACCTGGCAGACGACCAGCCACCGGATGAATACCAAAGCGTACCTTAATGTTCTGGGCCAGCAACTTATTGACCAGTTCTCTCAGGGGGTGCTGAGCCTGGGCGACGGCCATTCCGTATCCGGGAGTGATGATCACGCTGGAAGCGTTTTTCAGCATTTCAGCGACTTCTTCTACATTGATCTCGGTGTATTCGCCCTGTTCTTCACCTTCCGCTACAGTACCACCTTCGGTGCCAAAACCACCGAGAATTACCGATATAAAGGACCTGTTCATGGCTGTACACATCAGGTAGGAGAGAATCGCGCCTGAAGAACCCACCATGGCACCTGTGATAATCAGCAGGTTGTTGCCCAGCATAAAACCAGTAGCAGCAGCGGCCAGGCCGGAGTAAGCATTGAGCATGGAAACCACAACCGGCATGTCAGCACCACCGATGCCCATAACCAGAGTGATACCAAAAATAAAGGCCAGACCGGTCATGATGATCAGAGCCAGAATGCTGTGCTGCTGTACGTAGACAATCCCCATCACAATAGCCAGAACAATCAAAGCCAGGTTGGTCCAGTGACCACCAGGCAATGATACGGGGCGGCTGTTGATGTTTCCATTCAGTTTCAGGCAGGCAACAACCGAACCACTGAAGGTGATTGCACCGATGATGATGCCGATGAAAATTTCAATGCTGTGAATCAGTTGATCAGTAGACGACATCAGCTTAGAAGTCGCCTTGAACAGTGATTCTGAAGATTCAATGGCGCTTGAAAAGCCGATCAATACCGCTGCCAGCCCACCAAAACCATTCAGGATGGCGACCAGCTGGGGCATTTCGGTCATTTCCACTTTCCTGGCCAGGAAGAGGCCTGTGGCTGTTCCCGCAATCATCATAATGGTGACAAAAGTAAAGCCTTCGAGGTGTGCATAACCCAGTGTGGCCAGAACGGCGATGACCATACCGACCATGCCATAGAGACTGCCGCTTTTCGCAGACTCCTGACGACTCAGGCCTGCCAGACTCATGACAAACAGCAGCGCTGCCATCAGGTAGGCGGACGATAATAATCCTTGTGACATTCCTGTTTACTCCCGCTGCGATTAATTATCTCTGATGAACATCTTGAGCATCCGCTGGGTCACAGCGAAACCACCTACAATATTGATCATGGCCACCAACAGGGCGATGCCCGACATAGCCAGAATAATATTGTTGTCACTCCCCATTTGCATCAGGGCACCGATAACAATAATGCCGCTGATGGCGTTGGTCACACTCATCAGAGGTGTGTGCAGGGCGGAAGTAACATTCCAGATGACGTAGTAGCCGATAATGGACGACAGAACGAATACAGTGAAGTGTTCCAGAAAGCTTGCCGGAGCTGAATGGGCAACCCATCCGAAGATGGCGGCCCCTGCAGCGATCAGGGCAGGTTTCAGCCAGGGGCGGGAAGGCTTCTCTTTCTTGACTTCATCAACCTTTGGAGTCGGTTTCGCTACCGGAGCTGCACTGACTTTAACAGGCGGTGGAGGCCAGGTAATGTTGCCCTCTTTCACGACAGTGAGACCACGGACTACTTCGTCCTCAAAGTCGATGACCAGGTTGCCGTCTTTCTCAGGTGTCATCAGTTTCAGCATATTCACCAGGTTGGTGCCGTATAACTGCGATGACTGGGTTGGCAGTCTGCTGGGCAGGTCGGTGTAACCGATAACAGTGACGCCATGCTTGACCACAACCTTGTCTTTTTCTGTGCATTCACAGTTACCACCGGTCTGGGCAGCCAGATCGACAATAACACTGCCCGGCTTCATGGCTTTAACCATGTCTTCCAGAATCAGCTTGGGTGCCGGGCGACCGGGAATCAGGGCGGTGGTGATAATGATGTCGACCTCTTTGGCCTGTTCCATGAACAGGGCCATCTCGGCATCAATAAAGGCCTGGCTCATTTCCTTGGCATAGCCGTCGGAAGAGTCTTGCTCCTCCTCGTAATCCAGCTCAAGGAATTCAGCGCCCATGCTTTCTACCTGTTCCTTAACTTCAGGACGAGTGTCGAAAGCCCGAACAATAGCACCCATGCTGCCAGCAGCACCCAGGGCAGCGAGACCTGCAACGCCGGCACCAATGACCATGACCTTGGCAGGTGGTATTTTGCCAGCAGCGGTAATCTGACCATTAAAAAAGCGGCCAAAGTGATGTGAAGCCTCAACAACAGCCCGGTAACCGCCAATATTAGCCATGGAACTCAGGGCATCCAGTGACTGGGAACGGGACAGGCGGGGTACGCTGTCCAAAGCCAGCACGTTGATGTTGCGCTGGCTGAGTTTGTTCATAAGCTCTTCATTCTGGCCGGGCCAGATAAAGCTGGCGAGGGTAGCGCCGTCTTTTAATAGAGCTATTTCGTCGTCTGTAGGTGCGTTCACTTTCAGGACGATATCGGAACTCCAGACTTCTGAGCGTTCTGCGATTTGAGCGCCAGCTTCTTTAAAAGCTGCATCATCAAAGCTGGCTTTGATACCAGCTCCACTCTCGATGATGACGTCATAACCGAGCTTTTGCAGCTTGCCTATCGTATCAGGCGTAGCGGCTACCCGGTTTTCGTTTTCCTGAATCTCTCCAGGGATCCCTATCCGCATGTCGGTCACCTAGTGTAGCTATAAAGTGTGGCTATAAAAATGTTCTGGCAGACGTGGGCTGCCGATCAGCAGTTGTGCCTTCACCGTCGTTCTTCATCGTACCCGGACAGAGCACGACAATGGCTAAAAGCTGTCTGTCTATACGGGAGTCGACGCTTGTCAGAACACTGTGTTTCTTCTGACCCTTATTTCATAACCTGGGCCTCTGTGATCCGGCTCAATCCGGACTTCATCCATGAGAGGTACTCGGACTTGAGTACTGATCACGTATAGTATGTGATTTTAAGTTAAAAGGGTAATTAACTATATGGGTGGTGTGTTTTCTGTGTAGAAATCTTTCGGGTTTTCGGTTTTTACGTGCATTCATGTTAGATTCTCTGTGGATGTGTGAAGGTTGTTATGGATAACTTTGAAATGAGAATATTTGATAATTTATTCTAAATAATGAATAAATTTTCTTTTTAAAAAGGGTGTTTCGCGTAAGAGTTTGGTAGGTTGTGTTAAGGTTTGATTTCAATGTCCAGCTTCTACGGAC
This window harbors:
- a CDS encoding DUF5718 family protein; translation: MPYRNMIGLGVAGNFAGHLEQAGEASDFQALKVSEDNQPKAIFPFYVPSENSGFLSTYPLSNDKITMPETEGCLQIEPEVALICNIEYALNENTGNRVVADLIPKQFAAYNDCSIRKPNAHKISEKKNWGAHTKGIASTLLELDTLQQGGTLDRFRIASYHKKDGNIFRYGEDSPTLGYSYFHQKLLDWIIDRMNHQQDNGPAEDIASLLAKAEYPEQALISIGATRYTEYGESHFLQSGDTSIVVVYDGELFHEEEILEMAALSDFSDTGISALIQRVC
- the pntB gene encoding Re/Si-specific NAD(P)(+) transhydrogenase subunit beta, which produces MSQGLLSSAYLMAALLFVMSLAGLSRQESAKSGSLYGMVGMVIAVLATLGYAHLEGFTFVTIMMIAGTATGLFLARKVEMTEMPQLVAILNGFGGLAAVLIGFSSAIESSESLFKATSKLMSSTDQLIHSIEIFIGIIIGAITFSGSVVACLKLNGNINSRPVSLPGGHWTNLALIVLAIVMGIVYVQQHSILALIIMTGLAFIFGITLVMGIGGADMPVVVSMLNAYSGLAAAATGFMLGNNLLIITGAMVGSSGAILSYLMCTAMNRSFISVILGGFGTEGGTVAEGEEQGEYTEINVEEVAEMLKNASSVIITPGYGMAVAQAQHPLRELVNKLLAQNIKVRFGIHPVAGRLPGHMNVLLAEAKVPYDIVEEMDEINDNFTETDVVLVIGANDTVNPAAAEDPGSPIAGMPVLRVWEAERVVVFKRSMATGYAGVQNPLFFKDNSRMLFGDAHGTVEGILKQF
- a CDS encoding Re/Si-specific NAD(P)(+) transhydrogenase subunit alpha, whose amino-acid sequence is MRIGIPGEIQENENRVAATPDTIGKLQKLGYDVIIESGAGIKASFDDAAFKEAGAQIAERSEVWSSDIVLKVNAPTDDEIALLKDGATLASFIWPGQNEELMNKLSQRNINVLALDSVPRLSRSQSLDALSSMANIGGYRAVVEASHHFGRFFNGQITAAGKIPPAKVMVIGAGVAGLAALGAAGSMGAIVRAFDTRPEVKEQVESMGAEFLELDYEEEQDSSDGYAKEMSQAFIDAEMALFMEQAKEVDIIITTALIPGRPAPKLILEDMVKAMKPGSVIVDLAAQTGGNCECTEKDKVVVKHGVTVIGYTDLPSRLPTQSSQLYGTNLVNMLKLMTPEKDGNLVIDFEDEVVRGLTVVKEGNITWPPPPVKVSAAPVAKPTPKVDEVKKEKPSRPWLKPALIAAGAAIFGWVAHSAPASFLEHFTVFVLSSIIGYYVIWNVTSALHTPLMSVTNAISGIIVIGALMQMGSDNNIILAMSGIALLVAMINIVGGFAVTQRMLKMFIRDN
- the sbcD gene encoding exonuclease subunit SbcD, with protein sequence MRILHTSDWHLGQHFIGKSREPEHQAFIRWLLETVDENSVDAIIVAGDIFDTGTPPSYARTLYNRFIVNLQKTCCQQLIIVGGNHDSVSTLNESRDLLACLNTHVVGGVTENPEDQIVTLKNHQGEPGAVVCAIPFIRPRDVLESQAGDSDTDKQQALQNAIARHYQKVFELASDKNLPTVATGHLTTVGGQMSESVRDIYIGTLSAFPVSAFPPADYIALGHLHRAQKVSDQAHIRYSGSPIPLSFDETSCPKQVVLVDLEPGTAPEIKELEVPTFRSLKSLKGSLKTIQQALDKINDDSPLTTWLELEVSTDDYLTDLQKPIQIMLEGRNLEVLRVRRKREINSAALQSECKETLDELDVAEVFARRLNDEDLDEQRTASLNRAFNEILATLDEPDDDNKTARLEDEKELIA
- the nagB gene encoding glucosamine-6-phosphate deaminase, which translates into the protein MRLIPLSAKSDVGKWAARHIVRRINKFKPTADRPFVLGLPTGSTPLATYKNLIEMNRAGEVSFEHVVTFNMDEYVGIPADHPESYRTFMFKNFFEHIDIRQGNINLLNGNPKDLEAECQRYEDKIKSFGGIDLFMGGVGHDGHIAFNEPGSSLSSRTRIKTLTDRTRQANSRFFENDINQVPKLALTIGVGTLMDAREVMILVTGADKAYALHAAVEGSVNHLWTISAMQMHPRAMIVCDEDATMELRVKTLKYFAELEAENIRGL